One genomic segment of Ignavibacteriota bacterium includes these proteins:
- a CDS encoding GNAT family N-acetyltransferase, which produces MNYKINDNVFEKFPNVETKNLILESFTIQDANEIFIIRSDDRVTKYLDRDNHKSIDDTKEMIQRIIKSYEDKTGINWIIREKLSSEVVGYIGYWTLIRESARAEIGYALKPEYWGKGYMSEVFQKIIKFGFNEFGLHSIMGNVNPLNIKSIKVLEKFGFKKEAYFREDYLYNGKYLDSAIYCLIETDLL; this is translated from the coding sequence ATGAATTATAAAATAAATGATAATGTGTTTGAAAAATTCCCTAACGTAGAAACAAAAAACTTAATTTTGGAAAGTTTTACAATTCAAGATGCAAATGAAATATTTATTATTCGCTCAGATGATAGAGTAACAAAATATTTAGATAGAGACAATCATAAATCTATTGATGATACTAAGGAAATGATTCAAAGAATAATTAAGTCGTATGAAGACAAAACCGGAATTAATTGGATTATTCGTGAAAAGTTATCATCTGAAGTAGTTGGTTATATAGGTTATTGGACTCTTATAAGAGAAAGTGCTAGAGCAGAAATTGGTTATGCATTAAAACCAGAATATTGGGGAAAAGGTTATATGTCGGAAGTTTTTCAAAAAATAATTAAATTTGGATTTAATGAATTCGGGTTACATAGTATTATGGGTAATGTCAATCCTCTAAATATTAAATCAATAAAAGTTTTGGAAAAATTTGGATTCAAGAAAGAAGCTTATTTTAGAGAAGATTATCTTTACAATGGGAAGTATTTAGATAGTGCTATATATTGTCTAATAGAAACAGATTTGCTTTGA
- a CDS encoding cation transporter has translation MEKVHHHTNKIKNYNKTFGFGIALNIIYIVVEIIYGLLINSMALLADAGHNFSDVLGLILAWGGAYLAKTATTKSRTYGLRKSTILAALFNAIILLIAIGAIMIEAIRKIAEPEPIGGTTMIIVAGVGVIINTLTALLFLKGREKDLNIKGAFLHMATDAGVSLGVVAAGLLINLTGFYLIDPIISLIIVVVITIGTWGLLKDSFHLSMDAVPRDIDFEKVQDYLYSIDGVKEIHDLHIWAMSTTETALTVHLVIPDEQKDDKFLSKVCEQLHNKFGIVHSTIQVEKNAQSTNCESKNV, from the coding sequence ATGGAAAAAGTTCACCATCATACAAACAAAATAAAAAATTATAACAAAACTTTCGGCTTTGGAATAGCATTAAATATTATATATATAGTTGTTGAAATAATATATGGATTATTAATAAATTCTATGGCTTTGCTGGCGGATGCGGGGCATAATTTCAGTGATGTATTAGGATTAATACTAGCTTGGGGTGGAGCTTATCTTGCTAAAACTGCAACAACGAAAAGCAGAACTTATGGATTAAGAAAATCAACAATTCTTGCCGCGTTGTTTAATGCAATAATTCTATTAATAGCGATTGGAGCTATAATGATTGAAGCAATCAGAAAAATTGCTGAACCGGAACCAATTGGCGGAACAACAATGATTATTGTTGCTGGTGTGGGAGTAATAATAAATACATTAACTGCATTGCTATTTTTGAAAGGAAGAGAAAAGGATTTAAACATTAAAGGTGCTTTTCTTCATATGGCTACAGATGCTGGTGTTTCACTTGGGGTTGTTGCAGCAGGACTTCTTATAAATCTTACAGGTTTTTATTTAATTGATCCAATAATAAGTCTTATAATAGTAGTTGTAATTACTATAGGAACGTGGGGATTACTCAAGGATTCTTTTCACCTATCGATGGATGCTGTACCGAGAGATATAGATTTTGAAAAAGTTCAAGATTACTTGTACTCGATAGATGGAGTAAAAGAAATTCACGACTTACATATCTGGGCGATGAGCACAACTGAAACAGCTTTAACTGTTCATCTTGTTATTCCGGATGAACAGAAAGATGATAAATTTTTAAGTAAAGTTTGTGAGCAACTTCATAATAAATTTGGAATAGTGCATTCAACAATTCAAGTTGAAAAGAATGCGCAAAGCACTAATTGTGAAAGCAAAAATGTTTAA
- a CDS encoding efflux RND transporter permease subunit: MNKIIDFALKNRLLILVLGIIIMAAGYLSYKQLPIDAFPDVSPSLVQVFTITEGLAPEEVEKYVTYPIEVTMNGLPNLEAIRSVSNFGLSVVNIYFEDGTDIYFARQLVNERLTEAREQIPAGFGDPQMGPISTGMGLVLFYYLDDTTGKYSLEELRTIQDWLIKFQLQTVPGVTEVLGIGGYEKQFQVAVDPNALLRYDVTINEIVDKIKANNLNVGAQFIEKDAEEFVVRSVGLTQKIEDINNIIIKAEDGIPIYLSELADVEIGGAIRRGVQTRNGIGEVISGMVVKLYGTNSSTVIGAVEQKLAEINKILPEGIKIVPYYEQKSLVESAVTTVTDALWQGIILVVIILVVFMGSLRPSIVVALSIPFAILFAFIGMSYFNISINLMSFGGLAIAIGMMVDATIVLVENVDRLKRESSKEENFVHIISIASKEVIQPITFAIIIIIVVFIPLFTLQGVEGKTFSPLAYTIALAMLGSLIFAILIAPVLSTYLMKRTKRELKKSKEQKELWIVVQLQKIYEPAVRFFVRRRITAIVLASVILLFGIIIFPQLGSEFTPTLQEGTIVMRISMAPSISLTESTRLTLIAERRLMKIQEVAGAVTRIGRGEVGAHTDPINSAEMYILLKPKDQWRGDMSQTELEEIIREEFGEIPGALVNFTQPIQMTVDELLEGVRAELAIKLFGGDLEVLKNEAEKIASVIRTVKGAEDVQVDQVTGAPQLKIVINRHNIARYGINVEDVQQVIRAAVGGETAGQIFEEIKRFDILVRFKPEARLTENAIGKILIKAPDGTNVPLSQLAEIEEVIGPRQITREKNQRFISIQANVVGRDIGTFVEEGQQLIESSVKLPPGYLVTWGGQFKLQQEANKRFAVVIPITLILIFLLLFFNFGSVKNSLLILLNIPLALVGGVAALWITGQNLSVPSSIGFIALFGIALENGMIIVTYFNQLMREGLKIDEASVKGALLRVRPVLMTALTTALGLIPLLFAAGTGSEVQRPLATVVIGGLFTSTILTLLVLPALYKWFSIKYENGEM; this comes from the coding sequence ATGAATAAAATAATAGATTTTGCATTAAAGAACAGACTACTGATTCTTGTTTTAGGAATAATAATAATGGCTGCGGGTTATTTAAGTTATAAGCAGCTTCCAATAGATGCATTCCCGGATGTTTCGCCCTCACTCGTCCAGGTGTTTACCATTACAGAGGGGTTGGCGCCGGAAGAGGTTGAAAAATATGTTACTTACCCTATTGAAGTAACAATGAACGGACTACCGAATCTTGAAGCAATACGGTCAGTTTCAAATTTCGGCTTATCGGTTGTGAATATTTATTTCGAGGATGGAACCGATATTTATTTTGCAAGACAATTAGTAAATGAGAGACTTACAGAAGCAAGAGAACAAATACCGGCAGGCTTTGGCGATCCACAAATGGGACCAATTTCAACCGGAATGGGCTTAGTTTTGTTTTATTATCTCGATGATACAACAGGCAAATATTCACTAGAAGAATTAAGAACTATTCAAGACTGGCTAATAAAATTTCAGCTTCAAACAGTTCCCGGAGTTACAGAAGTGCTTGGTATTGGTGGATATGAAAAACAGTTTCAGGTTGCTGTAGATCCGAATGCACTGTTGCGTTATGATGTTACAATCAATGAAATTGTTGATAAGATAAAAGCAAATAATTTAAATGTTGGAGCACAGTTTATTGAAAAGGATGCGGAGGAGTTTGTAGTCCGGTCTGTAGGTTTAACACAAAAAATAGAAGACATAAACAATATTATAATTAAAGCTGAGGATGGAATACCCATTTATCTTTCTGAATTGGCGGATGTTGAAATAGGCGGCGCAATCAGGCGGGGTGTTCAAACAAGAAACGGTATAGGTGAAGTAATTTCCGGAATGGTAGTAAAATTATACGGAACAAACTCTTCTACTGTGATCGGCGCCGTTGAACAAAAGCTTGCCGAAATAAATAAAATACTGCCGGAAGGAATAAAAATAGTCCCTTACTATGAACAAAAATCTCTTGTAGAATCAGCGGTTACAACAGTAACAGATGCATTATGGCAGGGAATAATCTTAGTAGTAATTATTCTGGTGGTTTTTATGGGCTCACTCAGACCAAGTATTGTTGTTGCATTATCAATACCCTTCGCAATTCTCTTTGCATTTATTGGGATGAGTTACTTTAATATTTCTATTAATTTAATGTCTTTCGGTGGTTTGGCAATTGCAATTGGAATGATGGTTGACGCAACAATAGTTTTAGTTGAGAATGTTGACAGATTAAAAAGAGAATCATCAAAAGAAGAAAACTTCGTTCATATAATTTCTATTGCAAGCAAAGAAGTAATCCAGCCGATAACATTTGCAATAATAATTATCATTGTTGTCTTTATTCCGTTATTTACATTACAGGGAGTTGAGGGTAAAACATTTAGCCCTCTTGCATATACAATTGCACTTGCAATGCTGGGTTCATTAATATTTGCTATACTTATTGCCCCGGTTCTTTCAACTTATTTAATGAAAAGAACTAAGAGAGAATTAAAAAAGAGTAAAGAGCAAAAAGAATTATGGATTGTAGTTCAACTGCAAAAGATTTATGAACCGGCTGTAAGATTTTTTGTAAGAAGAAGAATAACAGCAATAGTATTAGCTTCTGTTATATTATTATTCGGAATAATAATTTTCCCGCAGCTTGGCTCCGAATTTACACCAACCTTGCAAGAAGGAACAATAGTAATGAGAATATCTATGGCTCCTTCAATATCATTAACTGAAAGTACAAGATTAACATTGATTGCCGAAAGAAGATTAATGAAAATTCAGGAAGTTGCCGGAGCTGTTACAAGGATAGGAAGAGGTGAGGTAGGTGCACATACAGATCCAATAAATAGTGCAGAAATGTATATTCTACTTAAACCAAAAGATCAATGGCGGGGAGATATGAGTCAGACTGAATTAGAGGAAATTATCCGTGAGGAATTTGGAGAAATACCGGGTGCACTTGTTAATTTCACGCAACCAATTCAGATGACCGTTGATGAACTTCTTGAGGGTGTAAGAGCAGAATTAGCTATCAAATTATTTGGTGGTGATCTGGAAGTATTAAAGAATGAAGCTGAAAAAATTGCTTCAGTTATCAGAACTGTAAAAGGAGCAGAAGATGTTCAGGTTGACCAAGTAACGGGTGCTCCACAGTTAAAAATTGTAATAAATAGGCATAACATTGCCCGTTACGGAATAAATGTTGAAGATGTTCAGCAGGTAATAAGAGCAGCAGTTGGCGGTGAAACCGCAGGACAAATATTTGAAGAAATAAAGAGATTTGATATACTTGTCCGATTCAAGCCGGAAGCAAGATTAACAGAAAACGCTATTGGGAAAATACTAATTAAAGCACCGGATGGAACTAATGTTCCGTTAAGCCAGCTTGCTGAAATAGAAGAGGTAATAGGACCAAGACAGATAACCCGGGAAAAAAACCAAAGGTTTATTTCTATTCAGGCTAATGTTGTTGGCAGAGATATAGGCACATTTGTAGAAGAGGGGCAGCAATTAATTGAATCAAGCGTAAAACTTCCACCAGGCTACCTTGTAACATGGGGCGGGCAGTTCAAACTTCAGCAGGAAGCAAATAAAAGATTTGCAGTGGTTATTCCGATAACTTTAATTCTAATATTTCTATTACTCTTTTTCAATTTTGGATCTGTTAAAAATTCACTGCTTATTCTTTTAAATATTCCTCTTGCACTTGTTGGCGGTGTTGCTGCCCTATGGATAACAGGACAAAATCTTTCAGTTCCTTCATCAATAGGTTTCATAGCACTTTTCGGAATTGCTCTTGAAAATGGAATGATAATTGTGACTTATTTTAATCAGTTAATGAGAGAGGGTTTAAAAATTGATGAGGCATCAGTAAAGGGAGCTTTGTTAAGAGTTAGACCGGTTTTAATGACTGCTCTGACAACAGCCCTTGGTTTAATTCCATTATTGTTTGCAGCAGGAACAGGCAGCGAAGTTCAAAGACCTCTTGCAACTGTTGTAATTGGCGGGTTATTCACTTCAACTATTCTAACTCTATTGGTTCTACCGGCGTTATACAAGTGGTTTTCAATAAAATATGAAAATGGAGAAATGTAA
- a CDS encoding alpha/beta fold hydrolase, producing the protein MMKRYNNSFCYCFIIIFISFSCSNNKTEFPTPKKNAVNESFVFNSGKFQCGQKEYKADYGTITVPENRSNNLSRVIHLPVIRIHAKSENLKEPIFGLTGGPGQTNMNWLPIDSLLYDHDFVMVGYRGVDGSTVLDCPEVTEAMINSGDDLLSESSLKNISKSWVESFNRFKSARIDIDGYTIPETIEDMEVVRKIFKYERINILSESYGTRIAYIYGLKHPSKIFRTAMIGVNTPGNFIWDPIKTDELIKYYSNLWAKDSEKLKLSNDLAGTMKKVLNNMPKKWLFFSINPGKVKAATFGMLMHRNTSAMVFDAFIAAEKGDYSGLAIMSLAFDYTFPRMMLYGDIVTKAVSADLDYAKNIQFGKTEQNKILGDPLNEIIWKTFFLSGISIKMIPEELRTPKDTNVETLMLSGSVDFANPPKFANEFLKYFKNGKQIILSEYGHVGDLRYLNQTMSDKIIINYYNNGIIKTELIKYIPMDFNVKWGFPIIAKIALISIAILVIVLLAILYWIFRKIQRHRHKTSLIKNNLIHE; encoded by the coding sequence ATGATGAAGCGATACAATAATAGCTTTTGCTATTGTTTTATAATAATATTTATTTCATTTAGTTGCAGTAATAATAAAACAGAATTTCCCACACCGAAAAAGAATGCAGTTAATGAAAGTTTTGTTTTCAATTCCGGTAAATTTCAATGTGGACAAAAAGAATATAAAGCAGACTATGGAACAATAACCGTCCCGGAAAATAGAAGTAACAACTTATCAAGAGTAATTCACCTTCCTGTAATTCGTATTCATGCTAAATCTGAGAATCTAAAAGAACCAATATTTGGATTGACTGGAGGACCCGGTCAAACCAATATGAATTGGTTGCCAATTGATTCGTTGTTATATGACCATGATTTTGTGATGGTTGGTTACAGAGGTGTGGATGGTTCTACAGTTCTTGATTGTCCAGAAGTAACAGAAGCAATGATAAATAGCGGTGATGATCTTCTAAGTGAAAGTTCTTTGAAAAATATTAGTAAAAGTTGGGTAGAAAGTTTTAATCGCTTTAAATCAGCGAGGATAGATATAGATGGATATACAATTCCGGAAACTATTGAAGATATGGAAGTCGTTAGAAAAATATTTAAGTACGAGCGAATAAATATTTTAAGTGAAAGTTACGGTACAAGAATAGCTTATATTTATGGATTAAAACACCCATCAAAGATTTTTCGTACTGCCATGATTGGAGTAAATACTCCAGGCAATTTTATTTGGGACCCGATCAAAACTGATGAGCTAATTAAATATTATTCCAATTTGTGGGCAAAGGATTCAGAGAAATTAAAATTAAGTAATGATCTTGCCGGTACTATGAAAAAGGTATTAAATAACATGCCAAAAAAATGGCTATTCTTTTCAATCAATCCGGGGAAAGTTAAAGCAGCAACATTTGGAATGCTGATGCATAGAAATACTTCTGCAATGGTTTTCGATGCATTTATTGCTGCTGAAAAAGGCGATTACAGCGGATTAGCTATTATGTCTCTTGCTTTTGATTATACATTCCCAAGAATGATGCTGTATGGAGATATTGTAACAAAAGCGGTAAGCGCAGATTTAGATTATGCTAAAAATATTCAATTTGGAAAAACTGAACAGAATAAAATATTAGGTGATCCACTCAATGAAATTATTTGGAAAACATTTTTTTTAAGTGGAATTAGTATAAAAATGATTCCCGAGGAATTACGGACACCAAAGGATACAAATGTCGAAACCTTAATGCTGAGCGGCAGTGTTGATTTTGCCAATCCACCAAAATTTGCAAATGAATTTCTAAAATACTTTAAGAATGGTAAGCAAATTATTCTTTCGGAATATGGTCATGTCGGCGATTTAAGATATTTGAATCAAACAATGAGTGATAAAATAATTATAAATTATTACAACAATGGTATAATTAAAACTGAATTAATAAAATATATTCCAATGGATTTTAATGTTAAATGGGGCTTTCCAATAATAGCAAAAATAGCTCTAATTTCAATTGCAATTTTAGTAATAGTTCTGCTTGCGATTTTATATTGGATATTCAGAAAAATACAACGTCATAGACATAAAACATCATTGATAAAAAATAATCTAATACATGAGTAA
- a CDS encoding DUF417 family protein, which translates to MGNLIEWLSKIDIKIINWMSKNGVLFLRISVGIIFFWFGILKFFPGLSPAQELAIRTISIMTFGYLSPVISINLLALWEVLIGIGLLTGLTMRFTLLLLFLQMIGTLTPIFFFPNEVFTIIPYSPSLEGQYIIKNLVIISAGIVLGSTIRGRKLLTLK; encoded by the coding sequence ATGGGAAATCTCATCGAGTGGTTAAGTAAAATAGATATTAAAATAATAAATTGGATGTCAAAGAATGGTGTTCTTTTTCTTAGAATAAGTGTTGGAATTATTTTCTTTTGGTTCGGAATTTTAAAATTTTTTCCCGGATTAAGTCCAGCTCAAGAACTTGCCATTAGAACCATAAGTATTATGACTTTTGGTTATTTATCACCGGTTATATCAATAAATTTACTTGCATTATGGGAAGTACTAATTGGGATTGGACTTTTAACCGGATTAACTATGAGATTTACATTACTTTTATTGTTTCTACAAATGATAGGAACATTAACGCCTATTTTCTTTTTCCCTAATGAAGTATTTACTATAATACCTTACTCTCCTTCTTTAGAAGGTCAATACATTATAAAAAACTTAGTTATAATAAGTGCTGGAATAGTATTGGGCTCAACTATACGTGGGAGAAAGTTGTTAACTCTAAAATGA
- a CDS encoding P-II family nitrogen regulator: MKEIKAIIRDFKLDAIITELNKIEGLPGITISEIKGFGKTKAKDEKDNISEGLYEFVKRIKIELVVHHKIVDEVVDIIQRTAHTGNPGDGKIFITEVNDVVKIRTNERGEEAI, translated from the coding sequence ATGAAAGAAATAAAAGCAATTATAAGAGATTTCAAACTGGATGCAATAATAACCGAACTGAATAAAATAGAAGGGCTGCCCGGTATTACGATTTCGGAAATAAAAGGATTTGGGAAAACAAAAGCCAAAGATGAAAAAGATAATATCAGCGAGGGATTATATGAGTTTGTAAAAAGGATTAAAATCGAATTGGTTGTTCATCATAAAATTGTTGATGAAGTAGTAGATATAATTCAAAGAACGGCTCACACCGGCAATCCGGGCGATGGGAAAATTTTTATCACAGAAGTAAATGACGTTGTGAAAATAAGAACAAATGAAAGAGGTGAGGAAGCGATATGA
- a CDS encoding right-handed parallel beta-helix repeat-containing protein: protein MIKQIFILIFNLLIVILSAQTNEIHVSINGSDLNEGTISSPFKTISRAAQEAMPGDIITVHEGIYREQIIPPRGGNSNQERIIYEAGEGEKVEIRGSEIIKGWKKVNNNIWEVKIPVTFFGKFNPYKDIIHGDWFFPTPEDRIYHTGAVYLNGNWLMEAYKKEEVIETIDEKNLLWYSETNSDTTTIWAQFYNANPNIETVEINVRQTIFYPDKPFINFITVSGFIMQHAATNWAPPTAEQMGLIGTHWSRGWVIENNIIKYSKCVGLSLGKYGDQFDNKDTESAEGYVGTINRALEFGWNKGTIGGHIVKNNIIAYCEQSGIVGSMGCAFSTITGNTIHNIYERRLFSGAEMAGIKFHGAVDVIIENNHIYSVNIGIWLDWMAQGAQINKNLMHNNLTDIFLEVNHGPTLVSNNIMLSPHNLVLNSSGVAVVHNLFSGKIDALYYDSRLTPYLKPHSTYIESFSENQSGDLQFYNNLFVSGSDVSQYSKAILPVIFDGNVFTKGSKRPNADSIEKKYGELNENGKEKLKTIESISAIERNSINATDIDTNLKFIKEGENIFLETNMNQNWVTEQKRTMVTTNILDIAIVPKLRFDNADGSILKIDTDYFGKVRNKILPSPGPFEDIQNGRVKIKVW from the coding sequence ATGATAAAGCAAATATTTATTCTAATATTCAATTTATTGATTGTAATTCTATCGGCTCAAACTAATGAAATTCATGTTTCAATAAATGGAAGTGATCTAAATGAAGGAACAATTTCAAGCCCCTTTAAAACAATTAGTCGAGCAGCTCAAGAAGCAATGCCAGGTGACATAATTACCGTACATGAAGGTATTTATCGAGAACAAATTATACCACCAAGAGGTGGAAACTCAAACCAAGAAAGAATTATTTATGAAGCAGGAGAAGGAGAGAAAGTCGAAATAAGAGGCTCCGAAATAATCAAAGGATGGAAAAAGGTAAATAATAACATTTGGGAAGTAAAGATTCCAGTTACATTTTTTGGGAAATTTAATCCATATAAAGATATTATCCATGGTGATTGGTTTTTTCCCACACCAGAAGACCGCATTTACCATACCGGAGCTGTTTATTTAAATGGCAATTGGTTAATGGAAGCATATAAAAAAGAAGAAGTAATAGAAACAATAGACGAAAAAAATCTACTCTGGTATTCTGAAACAAATTCAGATACAACAACAATATGGGCACAATTCTATAATGCAAATCCAAATATTGAAACAGTAGAAATAAATGTTAGGCAAACAATTTTTTATCCGGATAAACCATTCATCAATTTCATTACAGTAAGTGGTTTTATAATGCAGCATGCCGCAACAAATTGGGCTCCGCCAACAGCAGAACAAATGGGACTAATTGGAACTCATTGGAGTAGAGGATGGGTTATTGAAAATAATATAATTAAATACTCTAAGTGTGTTGGTTTGTCGTTAGGCAAATATGGAGATCAGTTTGATAATAAAGATACAGAATCTGCAGAAGGTTATGTCGGTACAATAAATCGAGCTTTAGAATTTGGTTGGAACAAAGGAACAATAGGTGGTCATATAGTTAAAAACAATATAATTGCTTATTGTGAACAATCAGGAATAGTAGGAAGTATGGGTTGTGCATTTAGTACAATTACAGGCAATACCATTCATAATATTTATGAAAGGCGACTGTTTTCAGGTGCAGAAATGGCAGGCATAAAATTTCATGGTGCTGTAGATGTAATCATAGAAAATAACCATATCTATTCAGTTAATATTGGAATTTGGCTTGACTGGATGGCACAAGGTGCACAAATTAATAAAAATCTAATGCATAATAATCTGACTGATATTTTTCTTGAAGTTAATCATGGTCCAACTCTTGTAAGTAATAATATTATGCTTTCACCGCATAATCTTGTATTGAATTCAAGCGGAGTAGCTGTAGTTCATAATCTATTTAGTGGAAAAATTGATGCGTTGTATTACGATTCAAGATTGACTCCATATCTTAAACCTCATTCGACATATATAGAATCATTTTCGGAAAATCAAAGTGGAGATTTGCAGTTTTATAATAATCTTTTTGTAAGTGGAAGCGATGTAAGTCAATATAGTAAAGCCATATTACCAGTTATTTTTGATGGGAATGTATTTACAAAAGGAAGTAAAAGACCAAATGCTGATTCAATTGAAAAAAAATATGGTGAATTAAATGAGAATGGAAAAGAGAAATTAAAAACCATTGAATCTATCTCTGCGATTGAAAGAAACTCAATAAATGCAACAGACATCGACACAAATTTGAAATTCATTAAGGAAGGTGAAAATATATTTCTTGAAACTAATATGAATCAGAATTGGGTTACTGAACAAAAACGAACCATGGTAACAACAAATATATTAGATATAGCAATAGTTCCAAAACTTAGGTTTGATAATGCTGATGGTTCAATATTGAAAATTGATACTGATTATTTTGGCAAAGTACGCAATAAAATATTGCCTTCACCTGGTCCTTTTGAGGATATTCAAAATGGAAGAGTAAAAATCAAAGTATGGTAA
- a CDS encoding SOS response-associated peptidase family protein yields the protein MNNLIIPYEVINWEEILKSEHAGTSGIAFYEWKKENKKKVPYRIFLKNEEMFFVPGLYNKDKEGNKSVSLITTEPNEFMKEIHNRMPVILNLKDAVEFLSGDVNSNFEKCVPYKDEKNMEMEAAEI from the coding sequence GTGAATAATTTGATTATACCTTATGAAGTAATTAACTGGGAAGAAATATTAAAAAGTGAACATGCGGGAACTTCCGGGATTGCATTTTATGAGTGGAAGAAAGAAAATAAAAAGAAAGTACCTTATAGAATATTTTTGAAAAATGAGGAGATGTTTTTTGTTCCGGGACTTTACAATAAGGATAAGGAAGGGAATAAGTCGGTTTCTTTAATTACAACCGAACCGAATGAATTTATGAAAGAAATACACAATAGAATGCCGGTAATATTGAATTTGAAAGATGCCGTTGAATTTTTAAGCGGAGATGTAAACAGTAATTTTGAAAAATGTGTTCCATACAAAGATGAAAAAAATATGGAAATGGAAGCTGCGGAGATTTAG
- a CDS encoding C_GCAxxG_C_C family protein codes for MKNHLESAITQFDNGFNCAQSVLFSFCEELNLDKDIALKMSCGFGGGMGRKEEVCGTLTGGIMVIGLKYGKDSNGENENTEVTYIKTRELMNRFTEKHGTYICRKLLNECDLTNEAGQKNFTELDLKNRVCKNCMATVVNYLEEII; via the coding sequence ATGAAAAATCATCTTGAAAGTGCTATCACTCAATTTGATAATGGTTTTAATTGTGCCCAATCAGTTTTATTTTCTTTTTGTGAAGAATTGAATCTCGATAAAGATATTGCATTAAAAATGTCGTGCGGTTTTGGCGGTGGAATGGGAAGAAAGGAAGAAGTTTGTGGAACTTTAACCGGCGGTATAATGGTTATTGGTTTAAAATATGGTAAAGATTCAAATGGTGAAAATGAAAATACTGAAGTAACCTATATCAAAACAAGAGAATTGATGAATCGTTTTACTGAAAAACATGGTACTTATATTTGCAGAAAATTATTAAATGAATGTGATTTAACAAATGAAGCTGGGCAAAAGAATTTTACGGAATTAGATTTGAAAAACAGAGTATGTAAGAATTGTATGGCAACAGTTGTTAATTATCTCGAAGAAATAATTTAA
- a CDS encoding site-specific integrase, translating into MFLSKDTKSPYFQVIYFVNGRRTKVSTKTTIKSEAEKFLKSFVPKQKEKIIEIEQLKEKKVSVKLSSFIVEYKTYIKNTYSEKYLKKAVHPSFIALQKHIFDMPLQMISTRIIDQFISSVSASSKHSASLYYRTLKAAFNKALVWNYIEVNPFQKIKSPKVPKSFPIFISESELIEILNNTDMQLMKDIFITAFYTGMRLGELLNMKWNWIDFSQNIIIIKNSNEFNSKNKCERIIPIHQKVKSIFQTLYQLSKDQNSLVFYRKKNIILNEDFVSKQFKKSVRTAKLNDKIHFHSLRHSFASALVQRGISLYAVKELLGHGNIKTTQIYAHLQKDNLKEAVNLL; encoded by the coding sequence ATGTTTCTTTCAAAGGATACCAAATCACCATATTTCCAAGTTATCTATTTTGTTAATGGTAGAAGAACAAAAGTTTCTACAAAAACAACTATCAAAAGTGAAGCGGAAAAATTTCTAAAATCTTTTGTCCCGAAACAAAAAGAAAAAATTATAGAAATAGAGCAACTGAAAGAGAAAAAGGTTTCTGTAAAATTAAGCTCATTTATCGTAGAATATAAAACTTACATAAAGAATACTTATTCAGAAAAATATCTAAAAAAAGCCGTTCATCCTTCTTTCATAGCTTTACAAAAGCATATTTTTGATATGCCACTACAAATGATTTCAACAAGAATTATTGATCAGTTCATATCTTCAGTCTCAGCAAGTTCAAAACATTCAGCATCTCTTTATTATCGCACTTTAAAAGCAGCGTTTAACAAAGCTTTAGTCTGGAATTATATTGAAGTAAATCCATTTCAAAAAATTAAATCTCCTAAAGTTCCTAAATCTTTTCCGATTTTTATCTCGGAAAGTGAATTGATAGAAATTCTTAACAACACTGATATGCAACTTATGAAAGATATTTTCATAACTGCATTTTATACTGGTATGCGTCTTGGAGAGTTACTAAATATGAAATGGAACTGGATTGATTTCTCTCAGAATATTATCATTATCAAAAACTCAAATGAATTTAATTCCAAAAATAAATGCGAAAGAATTATTCCAATTCATCAAAAAGTTAAATCCATATTTCAAACTCTTTATCAACTTAGCAAAGATCAAAATAGTTTAGTTTTTTACCGTAAGAAAAATATTATTCTAAATGAAGATTTTGTAAGTAAACAATTTAAAAAATCAGTTAGGACAGCAAAGCTAAATGATAAAATTCACTTTCATTCGCTTCGGCATTCTTTCGCTTCGGCATTAGTTCAGCGTGGTATTTCTCTGTATGCGGTTAAAGAACTTTTAGGGCACGGAAATATTAAAACAACTCAAATTTATGCTCATTTGCAGAAAGATAACTTAAAAGAAGCAGTAAATTTGTTATAA